A window of the Herpetosiphon gulosus genome harbors these coding sequences:
- the lanM gene encoding type 2 lanthipeptide synthetase LanM — translation MNWLASLNLRERQQLGLSELGARATSRYQRWRKQAPFEQTLWWQARLALDGFDDQQFQALLDPAVVVATPPWAATLAAWREWQARPHPRWLNQPNLGYPLWPIVDYCLAQIEQALQQTQVKHAWPSLQAAIGKALVQRLAQLTAQTMVLELNVARLRGQLQGATSQARFEYFIKRYSQIGDLLDLLADYPLLLRSLVHECQTTINFISQIAQHLAHDWLQIQQHFGLELAEWIGLESLGDRHAGKSVCRLDFASGQHLAYKPRSLSTEVAFNQVLAWHNQQPQTIQLRGLKVLDCGNYGWTEWLQALPCADSAAVRRFYQRHGALLALLLVLQACDVHYENVIAVGEYPVLIDLEGLCHPLLLSSTNELIEAEQVGLLPRLHFATEQHPGVDMSGIAGNADQTLPLPQPVWDETNTDQMALRYAPTAVPAAHNLPTCSKLQIDPLDYAAEVEQGFRTTYLTLLSAKAELLSNILAVCADTTIRVIARPSNSYAILLRHASHPNRLRDALDRDCLFDHLWLSIPERPHLKPFLQTEQAALWQADIPWFGTTPRSQTIWDANGETLPIELAQSSWQRVELAVERLSLEDCASQIAQIRHAFGTNASPKSPQQP, via the coding sequence ATGAATTGGTTGGCAAGCCTGAATCTACGCGAGCGTCAGCAGCTTGGCTTGAGCGAACTTGGCGCTCGAGCCACCTCGCGCTATCAACGTTGGCGCAAGCAAGCTCCCTTCGAGCAAACGCTCTGGTGGCAGGCGCGGCTGGCGCTGGATGGATTCGATGATCAGCAATTCCAAGCACTACTAGATCCCGCCGTTGTCGTTGCTACCCCGCCATGGGCCGCAACCCTCGCAGCATGGCGCGAATGGCAAGCCCGCCCACATCCACGCTGGCTCAACCAACCAAACTTGGGCTATCCGCTGTGGCCAATCGTCGATTATTGCCTAGCCCAAATTGAACAAGCCTTGCAGCAAACGCAGGTTAAGCATGCTTGGCCTAGTTTGCAGGCGGCAATTGGCAAGGCATTGGTGCAACGCTTAGCCCAATTAACCGCCCAAACTATGGTGCTTGAGCTGAATGTAGCTCGTTTGCGTGGCCAACTCCAAGGCGCAACCAGCCAAGCACGCTTTGAATATTTCATCAAACGCTATAGCCAAATCGGCGATTTGCTCGATCTACTGGCTGATTATCCGCTGTTGCTGCGTAGTTTGGTGCACGAATGCCAAACAACGATTAACTTTATCAGCCAAATTGCCCAGCATCTTGCCCACGATTGGCTGCAAATCCAACAGCATTTTGGGCTTGAGCTAGCCGAATGGATAGGTTTGGAAAGCTTAGGCGACCGCCATGCTGGCAAGAGTGTATGTCGCTTGGATTTTGCCAGCGGCCAACATTTGGCCTACAAACCGCGTTCGCTGAGCACCGAAGTTGCCTTTAATCAGGTTTTAGCTTGGCACAACCAACAACCCCAAACCATCCAATTACGTGGTTTGAAGGTGCTCGATTGTGGCAATTATGGTTGGACGGAATGGCTGCAAGCCTTGCCATGCGCCGATTCGGCGGCGGTACGGCGTTTTTATCAACGCCATGGAGCATTATTGGCCTTGCTTTTGGTGTTGCAAGCTTGCGATGTGCATTATGAAAATGTGATTGCCGTCGGCGAATATCCTGTTCTGATTGATCTCGAAGGCTTGTGCCATCCCCTGCTATTGAGCAGCACCAACGAATTGATCGAGGCTGAACAAGTTGGCTTGTTGCCACGCTTGCACTTTGCCACCGAGCAACATCCTGGGGTCGATATGAGCGGCATCGCGGGCAATGCCGATCAAACCCTGCCCTTGCCTCAGCCAGTGTGGGATGAGACCAATACGGATCAAATGGCGTTGCGCTATGCCCCAACCGCCGTGCCAGCCGCCCACAATTTGCCTACCTGTAGCAAACTCCAGATCGATCCGCTAGACTATGCCGCTGAGGTTGAGCAAGGTTTTCGCACCACCTATTTAACCTTATTGAGCGCCAAAGCCGAGTTGTTGAGCAATATTCTCGCCGTTTGCGCCGATACCACAATTCGGGTGATTGCCCGCCCATCGAATAGTTATGCGATTTTGCTGCGCCACGCTAGCCACCCCAATCGGCTACGCGATGCGCTTGATCGTGATTGTTTGTTCGACCATTTGTGGCTGAGCATTCCTGAGCGACCTCATTTGAAGCCCTTTTTGCAAACCGAGCAAGCCGCCCTGTGGCAAGCCGATATCCCATGGTTTGGTACAACCCCACGTTCGCAAACCATTTGGGATGCAAACGGCGAAACTTTGCCAATTGAATTAGCCCAAAGCAGTTGGCAACGAGTCGAACTGGCGGTCGAGCGCCTGAGCCTTGAAGATTGCGCAAGCCAAATCGCCCAAATTCGCCATGCTTTTGGGACTAACGCTTCACCCAAATCGCCCCAGCAGCCATGA
- a CDS encoding alpha/beta hydrolase, whose amino-acid sequence MANDVECLTDLPYGNAAGYWLFLDLYRPEPLPSQALPVVIYIHGGMWRRGDKALSSDPFLAQTGRYIVASINYRRSDQAIFPAQLHDAKAAVRWLRANAQRLGIDPQRIGVWGHDAGGHLASLLGVTGAESSLEGNNGSPEQPSQVQAVVAVAAPSDLSQLGAWHDEPDSPESLLVGGALPTRPELVQQANPLNYLNQPAPPFLLIHGEQDQTVPVGQSLILQQALQAANAEVELVLLPEAEHNFGANSPHLQQINQQILAFFDRVLQA is encoded by the coding sequence ATGGCGAATGATGTTGAATGTTTAACCGATTTGCCCTATGGCAATGCCGCTGGCTATTGGCTGTTTCTCGATTTGTATCGACCCGAACCCTTGCCAAGCCAAGCCTTGCCTGTCGTGATTTATATCCATGGTGGGATGTGGCGGCGCGGCGATAAAGCCCTGAGCAGCGATCCATTTTTGGCCCAAACAGGTCGCTACATCGTAGCCAGCATCAACTATCGCCGCAGCGATCAGGCGATTTTCCCGGCTCAACTGCACGATGCCAAAGCGGCTGTGCGTTGGCTTCGCGCGAATGCGCAACGCTTGGGCATCGATCCACAGCGCATTGGGGTTTGGGGCCACGATGCAGGCGGTCATTTGGCGAGTTTATTGGGTGTCACTGGAGCTGAATCAAGTTTAGAGGGCAACAACGGCAGCCCTGAACAACCAAGCCAAGTACAAGCTGTGGTCGCAGTGGCTGCGCCGAGCGATTTGAGCCAGCTTGGCGCTTGGCACGACGAGCCAGATTCACCCGAATCGTTGTTGGTTGGCGGCGCTTTGCCTACCCGCCCTGAGTTGGTGCAACAGGCAAACCCATTGAACTACCTTAATCAGCCAGCCCCGCCGTTCTTGCTAATTCACGGCGAGCAGGATCAAACTGTGCCTGTCGGCCAAAGCTTGATTTTGCAACAAGCCTTACAAGCGGCTAATGCCGAGGTAGAATTAGTGCTCTTGCCCGAAGCTGAGCACAATTTTGGAGCCAACAGTCCTCATCTTCAACAGATTAACCAACAGATTTTGGCCTTTTTTGATCGGGTGTTGCAGGCCTAA
- a CDS encoding mersacidin/lichenicidin family type 2 lantibiotic → MSHEETINAWNNADQNPEAEPTKPQPMPANPAGMTELSDEELRQIQGGTLVDCSIIPTMTSVTSAVPCVVHTDEQ, encoded by the coding sequence ATGTCGCATGAAGAAACGATCAACGCGTGGAATAATGCTGATCAAAATCCTGAGGCTGAACCCACTAAACCCCAGCCAATGCCTGCGAATCCTGCCGGAATGACTGAATTGAGCGATGAAGAATTACGCCAAATTCAAGGTGGTACCTTGGTCGATTGCAGTATCATCCCAACCATGACTTCGGTCACTAGTGCGGTTCCCTGCGTGGTTCATACCGACGAACAGTAG
- a CDS encoding tetratricopeptide repeat protein, with protein MTKLDASFGMWLKQRRKTLDLTQDELAHLVGCATVTIRKIEANTLKPSTQIAQRLAQCCNVPEAEHTAFVHFARSETTTGPVWSDQTPGAARVNFVVDQPPHNLVDLPNPLIGRDGDVATINERLANEHVRLLTLVGPPGVGKTRLALQVAQQQLERFRHGVFVVALAPVTNPQDVLSVIAQTLGIKETGIRRSFEDLKNFLYDREVLLVLDNFEQVLPAASSIDQLIQACYGLKVLVTSREALRLRRERRFAVAPLAIATPVSDEPSATLSPAVALFVERAQAVNPDFEINETSLRDISAVCRQLDGLPLSIELIAARSMLLAPKAMLRHLEHQLTVLTSRSSDHPPRQRTLRDAIRWSVDLLEPSDQQMFMHVGVFPQSCTLEALAAVGAEQAWALDLLDGLNTLADKSLLYAKADQQGETRFEMLNVLREYAREMLQQAGLLIQAAQRHAQYYLQLAQILQADLSQHNQHVTAGDRFERDLFNFRAALEFFFTQRQTEQNIQLATSLADLWYLRGYAGEGRRWLAQAIDQAQTTQTTLEPTLWIEALNAAGYLAYHQGDYGDAAQTFSQSRQLIETANDQVGMARVYNNLGLIAHWQGQYAQSEALLNDSLQIWRNLDMPMAISSLVCNLGALQLDRGELSQAAELLEQSKVLCQQQHYENRISMVLQHQGKLALYRGDYATAQRCFSESQAIAEQMSNKTVIGFALMYQGYTTLAAGELDQAACYLSKAAQMSQDLGSKHMVCMVLAVQAQLAVEQAQYLVARQLFTQALELGRSMQFGTGIANALRGLALVDAIQGHYSPALEQINQAIQGYRTIGNPEGLLQALETLAFCLATMGYGNTIEPVVAALEQLRHEYGLRRWNNQQARWQQIQQALAKPDQTTLPAEPVVAQLLDQMPSLKLRELRT; from the coding sequence ATGACTAAGCTTGATGCCTCTTTTGGAATGTGGCTTAAACAACGCCGAAAGACCCTCGATCTGACCCAAGACGAGTTGGCTCATTTGGTTGGCTGTGCCACGGTCACGATTCGTAAAATTGAAGCTAATACGCTTAAGCCTTCAACCCAGATTGCGCAGCGCTTAGCCCAATGTTGTAATGTTCCCGAAGCTGAACATACAGCATTTGTTCATTTTGCGCGTTCGGAAACAACCACTGGGCCAGTATGGTCTGATCAAACACCAGGTGCTGCACGGGTCAATTTTGTGGTCGATCAACCACCCCATAACTTGGTTGATTTACCCAATCCATTGATTGGTCGCGATGGAGATGTTGCGACCATCAATGAGCGCTTGGCCAACGAGCATGTGCGTTTATTAACTTTAGTTGGCCCGCCTGGGGTTGGCAAAACTCGTTTAGCGTTGCAAGTAGCCCAACAACAACTTGAGCGCTTCCGTCATGGGGTGTTTGTCGTAGCCCTTGCTCCCGTAACCAATCCCCAAGATGTGTTGAGCGTGATCGCGCAAACCTTGGGAATCAAAGAAACTGGCATTCGTCGCAGCTTCGAAGACCTCAAAAATTTTTTGTACGACCGTGAAGTATTGTTGGTGCTCGATAATTTCGAGCAGGTTTTGCCCGCCGCTAGCTCAATCGATCAGCTGATTCAGGCATGTTATGGTTTGAAGGTGTTGGTTACCAGTCGCGAGGCTTTGCGCTTACGCCGTGAACGCCGTTTTGCAGTTGCGCCGCTGGCGATCGCCACTCCTGTCAGCGATGAGCCAAGCGCCACGCTCTCGCCAGCCGTCGCCTTGTTTGTTGAGCGAGCACAGGCCGTCAATCCCGATTTTGAAATTAACGAAACCAGTCTGCGTGATATTAGTGCCGTTTGTCGCCAGCTTGATGGCCTACCGTTGAGTATTGAGTTGATTGCCGCACGCAGTATGTTGCTTGCACCCAAAGCGATGTTGCGCCATCTTGAGCATCAATTAACCGTCTTAACCAGCCGATCGTCTGATCATCCGCCGCGCCAACGAACCCTGCGTGATGCAATTCGTTGGAGTGTTGATCTGCTTGAGCCGAGCGATCAGCAGATGTTTATGCACGTTGGGGTCTTCCCGCAAAGTTGTACGCTTGAGGCACTTGCCGCTGTTGGCGCAGAGCAAGCTTGGGCGCTCGATTTGCTTGATGGCTTAAATACCCTAGCCGATAAAAGTTTGCTCTACGCCAAGGCTGATCAACAGGGTGAGACGCGCTTTGAGATGTTGAATGTGTTGCGCGAATATGCCCGCGAGATGTTGCAACAAGCTGGTTTATTGATCCAAGCGGCCCAACGCCATGCCCAATATTATTTGCAGTTGGCCCAAATCCTCCAAGCCGATCTCAGCCAACATAACCAACATGTGACCGCTGGCGATCGCTTTGAGCGCGATTTATTCAATTTTCGGGCGGCCTTAGAATTTTTCTTTACGCAACGCCAAACCGAACAAAATATCCAGCTTGCTACCAGTTTGGCCGATTTATGGTATTTGCGCGGTTATGCTGGCGAAGGTCGGCGTTGGCTGGCCCAAGCAATCGATCAAGCCCAAACCACCCAAACCACGCTTGAGCCAACCCTTTGGATCGAAGCACTCAACGCGGCGGGCTATCTCGCCTATCATCAAGGTGATTATGGCGATGCTGCTCAAACCTTCTCACAAAGTCGCCAGCTGATCGAAACTGCCAATGATCAGGTTGGTATGGCGCGAGTCTACAATAATTTGGGCTTAATTGCTCACTGGCAAGGCCAATATGCCCAATCTGAGGCTTTGCTCAACGATAGTTTGCAGATTTGGCGCAACCTTGACATGCCCATGGCGATTAGTAGTTTGGTCTGCAACCTTGGGGCACTTCAGCTTGATCGTGGTGAATTGAGCCAAGCTGCCGAGTTGCTTGAACAAAGCAAAGTGCTCTGTCAGCAACAGCATTATGAAAATCGCATCTCAATGGTTTTGCAACATCAAGGCAAATTGGCGCTCTACCGTGGCGATTATGCGACTGCCCAGCGTTGTTTTAGCGAAAGTCAGGCCATCGCCGAGCAGATGAGCAATAAAACTGTAATTGGTTTTGCCCTGATGTACCAAGGTTATACCACCCTAGCCGCAGGCGAATTGGATCAAGCAGCCTGTTATTTGAGCAAAGCCGCCCAGATGAGCCAAGATCTTGGTAGCAAGCACATGGTGTGTATGGTGTTGGCGGTGCAAGCACAGTTGGCCGTCGAACAAGCGCAATATCTGGTGGCTCGTCAATTATTTACCCAAGCCTTGGAGTTAGGCCGTAGCATGCAATTTGGCACAGGTATTGCCAATGCTTTGCGTGGTTTGGCGCTGGTCGATGCGATTCAAGGCCACTATAGCCCAGCGTTGGAGCAAATTAACCAAGCAATTCAAGGCTATCGCACCATCGGCAACCCCGAAGGTTTGCTCCAAGCGCTTGAAACCTTAGCTTTTTGTTTGGCAACCATGGGCTATGGCAACACAATCGAGCCGGTTGTCGCTGCGCTCGAACAGTTGCGCCACGAATATGGCTTGCGGCGCTGGAACAATCAACAAGCGCGGTGGCAACAGATTCAACAAGCTCTAGCGAAGCCAGATCAAACAACCCTTCCAGCCGAGCCAGTTGTTGCCCAATTGCTCGACCAGATGCCCAGCCTTAAACTGCGTGAGTTACGCACATGA
- a CDS encoding peptidase domain-containing ABC transporter: MLKRWLASFKRRRVPVLLQLSAIECGAACLAMVLSYWGRATSVAESREVCRPSRDGLSAQTIAAAGRHYGLIVRAFALQNLDFGSLQLPAILHWNFNHFVVLEQWSPRGATIVDPALGRRFVELSELDQRFTGIVLSCQPGPNFEQRQRSNTNQWRLIRSTLLAKPSLLVQIIVASGLLQLVGLALPLLTKSLVQQVTLPSFEVLLGRVLLGLGLIISIRFLIQYMRSLLLIQLQLRFDTDLSEHFLSHLLRLPLAFFEQRSSGDLLLRLTSNSTIRELITNQVLSVVLDGGLMLVYGGLLFWQSRSFGLTVAIIALLQVTIIWLTQGRLRPLVETDLLEQSEAQSYLVELLSGITTIKAMGVEHYSFGYWQNLARRQRNTSLRRQRLSAVVDSILGTLQTATPLILLWVGLREVHQGQMDLSTMLALNAIGTLALAPLVTLISQGQRLQLLTSYLERLNDVLMAQPEPDGSFAPEQNLQGAIRLENVSFGYNPHTVPILRDISLQIEPGQKVALVGRTGSGKSTLAKLLLGLYQPSSGQIWIDERPIEDYDRQALRQQFGVVLQDAFLFSGSIRQNINLQRAALPAAQLIAASQRAGLHNDIVSMPMGYETRVGEAAGGISGGQRQRIALARALLRQPAILILDEATSQLDTLTEQIVEQQLNQLNCTRIVIAHRLSTVKNADLIIVLDRGQIAEQGTHSELVGANGVYAHMVANQQPT, translated from the coding sequence ATGTTGAAACGTTGGTTGGCAAGCTTCAAACGGCGGCGGGTTCCAGTTTTACTCCAATTAAGTGCAATTGAATGTGGTGCGGCATGTTTGGCCATGGTGCTCTCCTATTGGGGGCGAGCAACCTCGGTGGCTGAATCGCGTGAGGTCTGTCGGCCATCGCGTGATGGCTTGAGTGCCCAAACAATTGCTGCTGCTGGCCGTCATTATGGCCTGATTGTGCGAGCCTTTGCCCTACAAAACCTCGATTTTGGCTCACTCCAACTCCCGGCAATTTTGCATTGGAATTTTAATCATTTTGTGGTGCTTGAACAGTGGTCACCACGCGGCGCAACCATCGTTGATCCAGCCTTGGGTCGGCGTTTTGTTGAGTTAAGCGAGCTTGATCAACGTTTTACTGGGATTGTGCTTAGTTGCCAGCCTGGCCCCAATTTTGAGCAACGTCAACGCTCCAACACCAACCAATGGCGCTTAATTCGCTCGACGCTTTTAGCCAAGCCCAGTTTATTGGTACAAATTATCGTGGCCTCAGGTTTGTTGCAATTGGTTGGGCTGGCCTTGCCATTATTGACCAAAAGTTTGGTGCAACAGGTTACCCTGCCAAGTTTTGAGGTCTTGCTGGGACGGGTATTGCTGGGGTTGGGCTTAATCATCAGCATCCGTTTTTTGATTCAATATATGCGTAGCCTCTTGTTGATTCAATTGCAACTGCGTTTTGATACCGATTTAAGTGAACATTTTTTAAGCCATTTGTTGCGTTTGCCCTTGGCCTTTTTTGAGCAACGCAGCAGCGGCGATTTATTGCTGCGCCTAACCAGCAACAGCACAATTCGCGAATTAATTACCAACCAGGTGCTATCGGTCGTACTCGATGGCGGGCTGATGCTGGTGTATGGTGGCTTGTTGTTTTGGCAAAGTCGCAGTTTTGGCTTGACGGTCGCAATCATTGCCTTGCTACAAGTGACCATTATTTGGCTAACCCAAGGCCGTTTGCGCCCGCTGGTCGAGACCGATTTGTTGGAGCAAAGCGAGGCTCAGAGCTATTTAGTCGAGTTACTAAGTGGCATTACTACGATCAAAGCCATGGGCGTGGAGCATTATTCGTTTGGCTATTGGCAAAATTTGGCTCGTCGCCAGCGCAATACCAGCCTGCGTCGCCAACGCCTAAGCGCAGTTGTCGATAGCATTTTGGGCACGCTGCAAACCGCCACACCTTTGATTTTGCTGTGGGTCGGCTTGCGTGAAGTGCATCAAGGCCAGATGGATTTAAGCACAATGCTGGCATTAAATGCAATTGGTACCTTGGCGCTTGCGCCGTTGGTCACATTAATTAGCCAAGGCCAGCGCTTGCAATTATTAACCAGCTATCTCGAACGATTAAATGATGTGTTGATGGCCCAGCCTGAGCCAGATGGCAGCTTCGCACCCGAACAAAACTTGCAAGGCGCAATTCGGCTGGAAAACGTGAGTTTTGGCTATAATCCGCATACTGTGCCGATTTTGCGGGATATTTCGTTGCAAATTGAGCCAGGCCAAAAAGTAGCATTGGTTGGGCGAACTGGCTCGGGTAAAAGCACACTCGCCAAATTATTGTTAGGTTTGTATCAGCCCAGTAGCGGCCAGATTTGGATCGACGAGCGCCCGATCGAGGACTATGATCGTCAAGCCTTGCGCCAGCAATTTGGGGTAGTGCTACAAGATGCCTTTTTATTTAGTGGCTCGATTCGCCAAAATATCAATTTGCAACGAGCCGCTCTACCAGCTGCCCAACTGATTGCGGCGAGCCAACGAGCCGGCTTGCACAACGACATTGTGAGCATGCCAATGGGCTATGAAACACGGGTTGGCGAGGCGGCAGGCGGGATTTCGGGCGGTCAACGCCAACGCATCGCACTTGCCCGCGCCTTGTTGCGCCAACCTGCAATTTTAATTTTGGATGAAGCTACCAGCCAACTCGATACCCTAACCGAACAGATTGTTGAGCAACAACTGAATCAGCTTAACTGCACCCGAATTGTGATTGCCCATCGCCTGAGCACGGTCAAAAATGCCGATTTAATCATCGTACTTGATCGTGGGCAAATTGCTGAACAAGGCACTCATAGCGAGCTAGTTGGCGCAAATGGAGTCTATGCTCATATGGTCGCCAATCAACAACCAACCTAA
- a CDS encoding HAMP domain-containing sensor histidine kinase translates to MSRASSFERATLDPFYHELRTSLTLIQTCTDLLMHADQIGQADLRNFLQIIRRGGTRIDRLVRDYILLAKGEYGVLSEEKVAQPTSVLPPLNLALLEVRAESNDRGVEIVSDLPETMPLVLANPDHLRLIIERLLSVALRFVRNSGDAVVVQTRTMPDSVAVVFTVEGVPLTDEDLPRIFDRFFVPQNLPLSREQHGLGLDLPVVKSLVELYAGKVAIERLAKGNVFAFTIPRAEPETSRS, encoded by the coding sequence ATGAGCCGCGCCAGCAGCTTTGAACGAGCCACACTCGACCCGTTTTACCACGAGCTTCGCACCTCGCTGACCTTGATCCAAACCTGTACCGATTTGTTGATGCATGCCGACCAAATCGGGCAGGCCGATTTACGCAATTTTTTACAAATTATCCGGCGTGGTGGCACTCGGATTGATCGGCTTGTGCGGGATTATATTTTGTTGGCCAAGGGTGAGTATGGGGTTTTGAGCGAGGAGAAAGTTGCTCAGCCAACCTCAGTTTTACCACCACTCAATTTAGCGTTGCTTGAGGTTCGCGCCGAAAGTAATGATCGTGGGGTCGAGATTGTGAGCGATCTGCCCGAAACGATGCCCTTGGTTTTGGCCAACCCCGACCATTTACGCTTGATTATCGAACGTTTGTTGAGCGTGGCGTTGCGTTTTGTGCGCAATTCAGGCGATGCAGTTGTGGTGCAAACCCGTACCATGCCCGATAGCGTGGCGGTGGTCTTTACGGTCGAAGGTGTGCCGCTGACCGACGAAGATTTACCGCGAATTTTCGATCGTTTCTTCGTGCCGCAAAATTTGCCACTCTCACGCGAACAACATGGCTTGGGCTTAGATTTGCCAGTCGTCAAGTCGTTGGTTGAATTGTATGCTGGCAAGGTGGCGATCGAGCGTTTGGCCAAGGGCAATGTGTTTGCCTTTACGATTCCTCGGGCCGAGCCAGAAACCAGCCGTAGCTAA
- a CDS encoding ThiF family adenylyltransferase: MPSSGIQAARYSRQTRFAGLGQAGQERLAQARVAIVGLGATGSTIAHALLRAGVGYLRLIDRDWVEEHNLPRQSLYTEADAAQLLPKVVAAKAHAQHINSACEIEALVLDLHAGTIDQALAGVDLIMDGSDSLETRLLINQWCVREDRPWIYSGVLGGHGMTANFRPEQACWRCVFTTSPEPGSMPTCETAGVVGPVVGVIGNLAATEALKLLTGQGQANPDLYMLDLWAWQFEHLPLPAPRPDCPVCGLRQFDLLDQDSAPTLSLCGRNAIQIRPQQPIKMALTQLAAHLQQADVRVIQTDYLLRFAAETLQATVFPDGRVIISGTDDPALARGFYNRWINH; the protein is encoded by the coding sequence ATGCCCAGTAGTGGGATTCAAGCAGCACGGTATAGTCGCCAAACTCGGTTTGCTGGGCTAGGCCAAGCCGGACAGGAGCGCTTAGCCCAAGCACGAGTAGCAATTGTGGGCTTGGGAGCAACCGGTAGCACCATCGCCCATGCCTTGCTACGAGCGGGCGTAGGCTATTTGCGGCTGATCGACCGTGATTGGGTTGAAGAACACAATTTGCCGCGCCAAAGTTTGTATACCGAGGCTGATGCTGCTCAGTTATTGCCCAAAGTCGTGGCGGCCAAAGCCCATGCCCAACACATTAACAGTGCTTGCGAAATTGAGGCTTTGGTACTCGATTTGCACGCTGGCACGATTGATCAAGCGCTGGCTGGGGTCGATTTAATTATGGATGGCAGCGACAGCCTTGAAACCCGCTTGCTGATCAATCAATGGTGTGTGCGTGAAGACCGCCCATGGATTTATAGTGGCGTGTTGGGTGGTCATGGCATGACTGCCAATTTTCGGCCCGAGCAAGCCTGTTGGCGCTGTGTTTTTACAACTTCGCCTGAGCCAGGCAGCATGCCAACCTGTGAAACTGCTGGCGTGGTTGGGCCAGTTGTGGGGGTCATTGGCAACTTGGCAGCAACTGAAGCACTCAAATTGCTCACTGGCCAGGGCCAAGCCAACCCCGATTTATATATGCTCGATCTGTGGGCTTGGCAATTTGAGCATCTGCCACTGCCAGCGCCGCGCCCCGATTGCCCAGTCTGTGGTTTGCGCCAATTCGACTTGCTTGATCAAGATAGTGCACCAACCTTGAGTTTATGTGGCCGCAATGCGATTCAAATTCGGCCACAGCAGCCAATCAAAATGGCATTGACTCAATTAGCAGCGCATTTGCAGCAAGCTGATGTACGGGTGATTCAAACCGATTATCTGCTGCGTTTTGCGGCTGAAACCTTGCAAGCCACAGTTTTCCCTGATGGCCGCGTGATTATCAGCGGCACCGACGATCCAGCGCTGGCACGCGGGTTTTACAATCGCTGGATTAACCATTAA